In Candidatus Cloacimonadota bacterium, a single genomic region encodes these proteins:
- a CDS encoding PDDEXK nuclease domain-containing protein → MKNLQNNLYNEISKIIENARNQVRRNVNSTLVITYWQIGKLIVKDELNGNYRANYGKEILQNLSVQLTNNFGKGFDVTNLRKMKQFYASFPKQDSVSLELSWTHYRHLLRVEKESARFWYLQEAIKENWSTRALERQINSFYYERLLSSKIKEAVIKEAKEKTEKNNPKNILKDPYVLEFLQLENRPQYTENEMETALIDHLQKFLLELGRGFSFVGRQKHINLDGEHFYIDLVFYNFILKCFVLIDLKKGKLTHQDIGQMDTYIRIYEANVRAQDDNPTIGLILCSEKNEAVAKYSILAENKQLFASKYKLYLPTEKQLENELNKDRILIENEINKY, encoded by the coding sequence ATGAAAAACTTGCAAAATAATTTATACAATGAAATTTCAAAAATTATCGAAAATGCCAGAAATCAAGTTCGCAGAAACGTGAACAGTACTTTGGTTATCACTTACTGGCAAATCGGTAAGCTCATTGTGAAAGATGAACTCAACGGTAATTACCGAGCCAATTACGGCAAAGAAATTTTGCAGAACCTTTCTGTGCAATTGACCAATAACTTTGGTAAGGGATTTGATGTTACAAACTTGCGGAAAATGAAACAATTTTATGCATCTTTCCCAAAACAAGACTCAGTGAGTCTCGAATTGAGCTGGACGCATTATCGTCACTTGCTGCGAGTGGAAAAAGAATCTGCCAGATTCTGGTATCTGCAGGAAGCTATCAAAGAAAACTGGTCAACCAGAGCATTAGAAAGACAGATTAACAGCTTCTATTATGAAAGATTATTGAGCAGTAAGATTAAAGAAGCGGTTATTAAAGAAGCAAAAGAGAAAACAGAAAAAAACAATCCCAAAAACATCCTTAAAGATCCTTATGTATTAGAATTTCTACAGCTTGAAAATAGACCACAATACACTGAAAATGAAATGGAAACCGCACTTATCGATCATTTGCAGAAATTCTTGCTGGAACTGGGCAGAGGTTTCTCCTTTGTAGGTCGTCAAAAACATATCAATCTGGATGGTGAACATTTTTATATTGATCTGGTTTTCTATAATTTCATCCTGAAATGTTTTGTGCTTATAGATTTGAAAAAAGGCAAACTTACGCATCAGGATATTGGTCAAATGGATACTTATATCAGAATTTATGAAGCAAATGTTCGGGCTCAAGATGATAATCCTACTATCGGACTTATTTTATGCAGCGAAAAGAACGAAGCTGTTGCCAAATATTCCATATTAGCTGAAAATAAACAGCTCTTTGCCAGCAAATATAAATTATATCTACCTACTGAAAAACAGTTGGAAAATGAACTGAATAAAGATAGAATACTGATTGAAAATGAGATAAATAAATACTAG